A stretch of the Corylus avellana chromosome ca6, CavTom2PMs-1.0 genome encodes the following:
- the LOC132184414 gene encoding aspartic proteinase NANA, chloroplast-like: protein MMEWRLISLLVIFFLSVGFDFHGFLFAHANPIRLELIHRDNPLLNGQVRRPKQTQLERFNELVRNDIIRHRIISYKRGQWGASTRRNDLELEASIEMPMHSGADFGTGQYFVEVKVGKPAQQFLLIADTASELTWMNCRHGCGNKCGTHKGRLLDRRRVFHADRSSSFRPVPCSSEMCKVGLADLFRSPKCPFPSTPCGYEFSYIDGSVALGFFANDTITVNLTSGRKMMLDNMLIGCTESTKGQGFQGANGVLGLGYANYTFATTAAKKFGGKFSYCLVDHLSPKNISNYLVFGGKRNHNKHSLVGNVQYTKLLLGVIPPFYVVNVSGISIGGKMLNITSDVWDVNAGGGTIIDSGTSLMLLAEPAYAPVMMALELAVSPYDRLVSDDGPFEYCFDSTKFNESLVPKLAIHFADGARFEPPVKSYIIDVAPQKKCLGFVPVSWPGTSIIGNIMQQNHLWEFDLGCHKVGFAPSSCT from the exons ATGATGGAGTGGAGGCTAATCTCGCTCCTCGTCATCTTCTTCCTTTCCGTCGGTTTTGATTTTCATGGCTTCCTTTTCGCCCACGCAAATCCGATAAGGCTGGAGCTGATACACCGGGACAATCCTCTGCTCAATGGACAGGTGCGGAGGCCGAAACAAACGCAGCTGGAGCGCTTTAACGAGCTCGTCCGAAACGACATCATTCGACACCGCATCATCTCCTACAAACGCGGCCAATGGGGCGCTAGCACGAGGCGAAATGACCTGGAGCTGGAGGCGTCCATAGAAATGCCAATGCACTCGGGCGCGGATTTCGGGACGGGCCAGTACTTCGTGGAGGTCAAAGTTGGGAAGCCGGCGCAGCAGTTCCTGTTGATCGCCGACACCGCCAGCGAGCTGACGTGGATGAATTGCCGGCACGGATGTGGGAACAAGTGCGGCACCCATAAGGGGAGACTCCTCGACCGGCGGAGGGTGTTTCATGCGGATCGGTCTTCGTCCTTCCGACCTGTGCCGTGTTCGTCGGAGATGTGCAAGGTTGGGCTGGCGGATCTCTTCCGCAGTCCAAAATGCCCCTTCCCATCAACCCCCTGCGGCTACGAATTCAG TTACATTGACGGGTCGGTTGCTTTGGGCTTCTTTGCCAATGACACCATCACAGTAAACCTAACCAGTGGAAGAAAGATGATGCTAGACAACATGCTCATTGGGTGCACCGAGTCTACAAAGGGCCAGGGCTTCCAGGGAGCCAATGGTGTGTTGGGTTTAGGCTACGCCAATTACACCTTTGCAACCACAGCGGCCAAAAAGTTTGGTGGCAAGTTTTCATATTGCCTGGTTGATCACCTGAGCCCCAAGAACATCTCAAATTATCTCGTTTTTGGTGGCAAGAGAAATCATAACAAGCATTCGTTGGTGGGCAATGTGCAATACACCAAGCTCCTTCTTGGTGTTATTCCTCCATTCTATGTTGTGAATGTGTCGGGCATCTCCATTGGAGGCAAAATGTTGAATATAACATCTGATGTGTGGGATGTAAATGCTGGTGGTGGAACCATCATTGATTCAGGCACAAGCCTAATGCTTCTGGCTGAGCCGGCTTACGCTCCCGTCATGATGGCGTTGGAACTGGCCGTGTCACCTTACGACAGATTGGTCTCCGATGACGGACCATTCGAGTATTGCTTCGATTCGACGAAATTTAACGAGTCATTGGTGCCGAAATTAGCGATTCACTTTGCCGATGGAGCTCGGTTTGAGCCGCCAGTGAAGAGCTACATTATCGACGTAGCTCCTCAGAAGAAGTGTCTCGGATTTGTGCCAGTGAGTTGGCCAGGTACCTCCATTATTGGCAATATAATGCAGCAAAACCATTTGTGGGAATTTGACTTGGGCTGTCATAAAGTGGGTTTTGCTCCCTCTAGCTGCACCTAG